From Tachysurus fulvidraco isolate hzauxx_2018 chromosome 10, HZAU_PFXX_2.0, whole genome shotgun sequence, one genomic window encodes:
- the LOC113653949 gene encoding F-box only protein 7-like isoform X1, whose amino-acid sequence MVKIFIVSSAVENLLRRDEDETTENTEDTTGPVVVAENSNSNVSADQNTPQSPAGLSTHQSDTSSSHESPDSACATCETEETDMDRGEAEQEAVGLFIPEPMLCCEAEKVKVPPSLETLYQTEQCNSTSDCLLLAAHMLLLETGFLPQGCGFRAREMASSWLATEYLCRLRYFHPFCDYSPVQMVGVLKGRTLVIKATMTTTGAVEFSQILALKPDDYVTKEWAGGNAGLVYRDMQKLSRVFKDYLVYPLIASAREALGLPALFGLTVLPSELLLSIMQLLDVPSLLSLSEVCRRLHSVSQDALLWKHFVYRDFGDYRELHIHGGSSAFGCQCGVRRRPKDWNKLYKKEYKIRKSQKGCRFSSFIAYF is encoded by the exons ATGGTGAAGATTTTTATTGTTAGTTCGGCTGTAGAGAATCTTCTCCGGCGCGATGAGGATGAAACgacagagaacacagaggacACCACCGGCCCCGTAGTGGTCGCTGAAAACAg TAACAGCAACGTTTCAGCTGATCAGAACACACCTCAGAGTCCCGCTGGATTATCTACACACCAG TCAGACACCAGCAGCAGCCATGAGAGCCCAGACAGTGCATGTGCAACATGTGAGACTGAGGAGACTGATATGGACAGAGGTGAGGCTGAGCAGGAGGCAGTAGGGCTCTTCATCCCTGAACCCATGCTGTGCTGTGAAGCTGAGAAAGTTAAGGTTCCTCCGTCTCTAGAGACACTGTACCAGACTGAGCAGTGCAACAGCACCTCGGACTGCCTGCTGTTGGCAGCCCACATGTTACTGCTGGAGACCGGTTTCCTGCcacag GGTTGTGGCTTCAGAGCCAGAGAAATGGCCAGCAGCTGGCTTGCAACAGAGTATCTCTGCAGGCTGCGGTACTTTCACCCGTTCTGTGATTACAGCCCAGTTCAGATGGTGGGTGTGCTGAAGGGCCGAACACTTGTCATAAAGG CCACTATGACGACAACCGGTGCAGTAGAGTTTTCACAGATACTGGCACTGAAGCCTGATGATTACGTGACTAAGGAGTGGGCAG GTGGAAATGCTGGACTGGTCTACAGAGATATGCAGAAATTGTCTCGTGTTTTTAAGGACTATTTGGTTTACCCACTAATTGCAAGTGCTAGAGAAG CACTGGGTCTGCCTGCACTGTTTGGTCTCACTGTGCTGCCCTCTGAGCTGCTTTTAAGTATAATGCAGCTGCTGGATGTTCCCTCACTCCTCAGTCTGTCTGAAGTATGCAGACGCCTGCACTCGGTTTCTCAAGATGCCTTACTCTGGAAACACTTTGTGTACCGTGACTTCGGAG ATTACAGGGAGCTGCATATACACGGTGGATCCTCcgcatttggatgccaat GTGGAGTTAGGCGCAGACCCAAAGACTGGAATAAG CTTTACAAAAAGGAATATAAGATAAGGAAGTCACAGAAAGGATGCAGATTTTCTAGTTTTATAGCATATTTCTAG
- the LOC113653949 gene encoding F-box only protein 7-like isoform X2, whose protein sequence is MVKIFIVSSAVENLLRRDEDETTENTEDTTGPVVVAENSNSNVSADQNTPQSPAGLSTHQSDTSSSHESPDSACATCETEETDMDRGEAEQEAVGLFIPEPMLCCEAEKVKVPPSLETLYQTEQCNSTSDCLLLAAHMLLLETGFLPQGCGFRAREMASSWLATEYLCRLRYFHPFCDYSPVQMVGVLKGRTLVIKATMTTTGAVEFSQILALKPDDYVTKEWAGGNAGLVYRDMQKLSRVFKDYLVYPLIASAREALGLPALFGLTVLPSELLLSIMQLLDVPSLLSLSEVCRRLHSVSQDALLWKHFVYRDFGGGVRRRPKDWNKLYKKEYKIRKSQKGCRFSSFIAYF, encoded by the exons ATGGTGAAGATTTTTATTGTTAGTTCGGCTGTAGAGAATCTTCTCCGGCGCGATGAGGATGAAACgacagagaacacagaggacACCACCGGCCCCGTAGTGGTCGCTGAAAACAg TAACAGCAACGTTTCAGCTGATCAGAACACACCTCAGAGTCCCGCTGGATTATCTACACACCAG TCAGACACCAGCAGCAGCCATGAGAGCCCAGACAGTGCATGTGCAACATGTGAGACTGAGGAGACTGATATGGACAGAGGTGAGGCTGAGCAGGAGGCAGTAGGGCTCTTCATCCCTGAACCCATGCTGTGCTGTGAAGCTGAGAAAGTTAAGGTTCCTCCGTCTCTAGAGACACTGTACCAGACTGAGCAGTGCAACAGCACCTCGGACTGCCTGCTGTTGGCAGCCCACATGTTACTGCTGGAGACCGGTTTCCTGCcacag GGTTGTGGCTTCAGAGCCAGAGAAATGGCCAGCAGCTGGCTTGCAACAGAGTATCTCTGCAGGCTGCGGTACTTTCACCCGTTCTGTGATTACAGCCCAGTTCAGATGGTGGGTGTGCTGAAGGGCCGAACACTTGTCATAAAGG CCACTATGACGACAACCGGTGCAGTAGAGTTTTCACAGATACTGGCACTGAAGCCTGATGATTACGTGACTAAGGAGTGGGCAG GTGGAAATGCTGGACTGGTCTACAGAGATATGCAGAAATTGTCTCGTGTTTTTAAGGACTATTTGGTTTACCCACTAATTGCAAGTGCTAGAGAAG CACTGGGTCTGCCTGCACTGTTTGGTCTCACTGTGCTGCCCTCTGAGCTGCTTTTAAGTATAATGCAGCTGCTGGATGTTCCCTCACTCCTCAGTCTGTCTGAAGTATGCAGACGCCTGCACTCGGTTTCTCAAGATGCCTTACTCTGGAAACACTTTGTGTACCGTGACTTCGGAG GTGGAGTTAGGCGCAGACCCAAAGACTGGAATAAG CTTTACAAAAAGGAATATAAGATAAGGAAGTCACAGAAAGGATGCAGATTTTCTAGTTTTATAGCATATTTCTAG
- the LOC113653949 gene encoding F-box only protein 7-like isoform X3, which yields MVKIFIVSSAVENLLRRDEDETTENTEDTTGPVVVAENSNSNVSADQNTPQSPAGLSTHQSDTSSSHESPDSACATCETEETDMDRGEAEQEAVGLFIPEPMLCCEAEKVKVPPSLETLYQTEQCNSTSDCLLLAAHMLLLETGFLPQGCGFRAREMASSWLATEYLCRLRYFHPFCDYSPVQMVGVLKGRTLVIKATMTTTGAVEFSQILALKPDDYVTKEWAGGNAGLVYRDMQKLSRVFKDYLVYPLIASAREALGLPALFGLTVLPSELLLSIMQLLDVPSLLSLSEVCRRLHSVSQDALLWKHFVYRDFGAI from the exons ATGGTGAAGATTTTTATTGTTAGTTCGGCTGTAGAGAATCTTCTCCGGCGCGATGAGGATGAAACgacagagaacacagaggacACCACCGGCCCCGTAGTGGTCGCTGAAAACAg TAACAGCAACGTTTCAGCTGATCAGAACACACCTCAGAGTCCCGCTGGATTATCTACACACCAG TCAGACACCAGCAGCAGCCATGAGAGCCCAGACAGTGCATGTGCAACATGTGAGACTGAGGAGACTGATATGGACAGAGGTGAGGCTGAGCAGGAGGCAGTAGGGCTCTTCATCCCTGAACCCATGCTGTGCTGTGAAGCTGAGAAAGTTAAGGTTCCTCCGTCTCTAGAGACACTGTACCAGACTGAGCAGTGCAACAGCACCTCGGACTGCCTGCTGTTGGCAGCCCACATGTTACTGCTGGAGACCGGTTTCCTGCcacag GGTTGTGGCTTCAGAGCCAGAGAAATGGCCAGCAGCTGGCTTGCAACAGAGTATCTCTGCAGGCTGCGGTACTTTCACCCGTTCTGTGATTACAGCCCAGTTCAGATGGTGGGTGTGCTGAAGGGCCGAACACTTGTCATAAAGG CCACTATGACGACAACCGGTGCAGTAGAGTTTTCACAGATACTGGCACTGAAGCCTGATGATTACGTGACTAAGGAGTGGGCAG GTGGAAATGCTGGACTGGTCTACAGAGATATGCAGAAATTGTCTCGTGTTTTTAAGGACTATTTGGTTTACCCACTAATTGCAAGTGCTAGAGAAG CACTGGGTCTGCCTGCACTGTTTGGTCTCACTGTGCTGCCCTCTGAGCTGCTTTTAAGTATAATGCAGCTGCTGGATGTTCCCTCACTCCTCAGTCTGTCTGAAGTATGCAGACGCCTGCACTCGGTTTCTCAAGATGCCTTACTCTGGAAACACTTTGTGTACCGTGACTTCGGAG caatatga